A window of the Procambarus clarkii isolate CNS0578487 chromosome 19, FALCON_Pclarkii_2.0, whole genome shotgun sequence genome harbors these coding sequences:
- the LOC123751521 gene encoding uncharacterized protein, with product MERRTSTACMKCGVFYIPSPNQLCRLQCASCEKPPLGHYNIKCKRRQQIFCDNLYKTVKCPYCSPAPRGGHRRNETSHKRYNPYLNRRSEQIDVIDSVSHPSHTQLRRADVTRKHPPPLQQGRQRQQMEGYETLSRPVNTTLRIHSLTAAQPPHQDINVTPLCIDLVSSSAESDSESDTPNSAEWTLPISGSHPSAHREGRGRSHAHSTPRSSPSPIPQSISDSCSSSNSSISSSEENTSVNNSILSP from the exons ATGGAAAGACGAACCTCAACAGCCTGCATGAAATGCGgtgtgttttatattccatcaccaaatcaactatgtcggctgcaatgcgcaagctgtgaaaaaccgcccctaggccATTAcaacatcaaatgcaagcgacgtcagcagattttctgtgacaacc tttacaaaaccgtgaagtgtccttattgctcacctgcccctcgaggaggtcatcgccggaatgaaacttcacataaac gttataatccttACCTTAATCGACGGAGTGAACAGATAGACGTCATCGATTCGGTATCCCATCCGTCCCACACCCAGCTAAGGAGAGCTGACGTCACTCGCAAGCATCCACCGCCCCTTCAACAAGGACGGCAGCGCCAGCAGATGGAGGGCTATGAGACATTATCACGCCCAGTTAACACAACGTTAAGGATTCATAGCCTCACAGCAGCTCAACCCCCtcaccaggacataa atgtcacaccgctgtgcatagatttggtATCCAGCAGCGCTGAGAGCGACAGTGAGAGTGACACACCCAACTCAGCAGAGTGGACATTACCCATATCCGGCTCGCACCCCTCGGCTCACAGGGAAGGAAGGGGTCGTTCACACGCTCACtcaaccccccgttcctcccccagccccataccccaatcaatcagcgacagctgcagcagcagcaacagcagcatcagcagcagtgaGGAGAACACTAGTGTTAACAACAGCATTCTCAGTCCGTGA